The following proteins are co-located in the Anomalospiza imberbis isolate Cuckoo-Finch-1a 21T00152 chromosome 1, ASM3175350v1, whole genome shotgun sequence genome:
- the LOC137465255 gene encoding feather beta keratin-like, which translates to MACNTLCQPCGPTPLANSCNEPCALQCQDSRVIIDPSPVLVTLPGPIMTSFPQNTAVGSTSSAAVGTELSVQGQPISGGFGGFGYGFGYGRGFGYGLGGLGCYGRRGGYIC; encoded by the coding sequence ATGGCCTGCAACACCCTCTGCCAACCCTGCGGACCCACCCCGCTGGCCAACAGCTGCAacgagccctgtgccctgcaatgCCAGGACTCCCGTGTCATCATCGacccttcccctgtgctggtcaccctgccaggacccatcatgacctccttcccccagaacaCCGCCGTCGGATCCACCTCTTCGGCTGCCGTGGGCACTGAGCtcagtgtgcagggacagcccatctCTGGTGGATTTGGTGGCTTTGGCTACGGCTTTGGCTATGGCCGTGGATTTGGCTACGGGCTGGGAGGCCTGGGCTGCTATGGCAGAAGGGGCGGCTACATCTGCTAA
- the LOC137473909 gene encoding feather beta keratin-like — protein MACNTLCRPCGPTPLANSCNEPCALQCQDSRVIINPSPVLVTLPGPIMTSFPQNTAVGSTSSAAVGTELSVQGQPISGGFGGFGYGLGYGRGFGYGCGYGLGGLGCYGRRGYGYNC, from the coding sequence ATGGCCTGCAACACCCTCTGCCGACCCTGCGGACCCACCCCGCTGGCCAACAGCTGCAacgagccctgtgccctgcaatgCCAGGATTCCCGCGTCATCATCAacccttcccctgtgctggtcaccctgccaggacccatcatgacctccttcccccagaacaCCGCCGTCGGATCCACCTCCTCGGCTGCCGTGGGCACTGAGCtcagtgtgcagggacagcccatctCTGGTGGATTTGGTGGCTTTGGCTATGGCCTTGGCTACGGCCGTGGATTTGGCTATGGCTGTGGCTATGGTCTGGGAGGCCTGGGCTGCTATGGCAGAAGGGGCTATGGCTACAACTGCTAA
- the LOC137473964 gene encoding feather beta keratin-like, producing MACYDRCRPCGPTPLANSCNEPCALQCQDSRVIIDPSPVLVTLPGPIMTSFPQNTAVGSTSSAAVGTELSVQGQPISGGFGGFGYGRGFGYGCGYGLGGLGCYGRRGYGYIC from the coding sequence ATGGCCTGCTACGACCGCTGCCGACCCTGTGGACCCACCCCGCTGGCCAACAGCTGCAatgagccctgtgccctgcaatgCCAGGATTCCCGCGTCATCATCGacccttcccctgtgctggtcaccctgccaggacccatcatgacctccttcccccagaacaCCGCCGTCGGATCCACCTCCTCGGCTGCCGTGGGCACTGAGCtcagtgtgcagggacagcccatctCTGGTGGATTTGGTGGCTTTGGCTACGGCCGTGGATTTGGCTATGGCTGTGGCTATGGTCTGGGAGGCCTGGGCTGCTATGGCAGAAGGGGCTATGGCTACATCTGCTAA
- the LOC137463367 gene encoding feather beta keratin-like isoform X2, producing MACNSLCRPCGPTPLANSCNEPCALQCQDSRVIIDPSPVLVTLPGPIMTSFPQNTAVGSTSSAAVGTELSVQGQPISGGFGGFGYGLGYGRGFGYGCGYGLGGLGCYGRRGYGYNC from the coding sequence ATGGCCTGCAACAGCCTCTGCCGACCCTGCGGACCCACCCCGCTGGCCAACAGCTGCAacgagccctgtgccctgcaatgCCAGGACTCCCGTGTCATCATTGacccttcccctgtgctggtcaccctgccaggacccatcatgacctccttcccccagaacaCCGCCGTCGGATCCACCTCTTCGGCTGCCGTGGGCACTGAGCtcagtgtgcagggacagcccatctCTGGTGGATTTGGTGGCTTTGGCTATGGCCTTGGCTACGGCCGTGGATTTGGCTATGGCTGTGGCTATGGTCTGGGAGGCCTGGGCTGCTATGGCAGAAGGGGCTATGGCTACAACTGCTAA